The following are encoded together in the Bactrocera neohumeralis isolate Rockhampton chromosome 6, APGP_CSIRO_Bneo_wtdbg2-racon-allhic-juicebox.fasta_v2, whole genome shotgun sequence genome:
- the LOC126761389 gene encoding uncharacterized protein LOC126761389 isoform X1 yields the protein MQKSKHLLAKCVTFTFTILLLVGYVSVPVNGYPSNTFRDLDICNHWNGRRHFLELGERGDLHARNVTTSAFRSTLFSPTNPSQMKNRSSTDIWYQCNLELVTCAECVIRITFIHVNFSKTCERIANSGIGKSSLCPCEHIQFSEPPYDTTLSGQEFCGDGKVFRSKTRTLLLKFFYRATNSHVFSLQYFSERNVKIVSGSPRQAIISNYSKNEPHVISTPYFPMPYPRDYGIEHILTCESENCQVRLDFTDFQLGLTSTLEIFDSNGQMLDSYTGEHFRPPITISNGKSLLLQFRGNGNTGVGFRGEITFVSSKQLKEDRLVPYTDCGGMVSGPGGAITMMNMIENSTDVRFYDCIWIIKPGNNYMMMKTHISLRVEEFHGMASRSDLTIRQGTTSDAAEIESVVWPNNGMSKESHIVPVLTGYYIRLRGVFGMSSKLAISYSVFNYLNCYIGSEFLCGNNHCISIRLHCDGFDHCGDGSDEPESCEEDWAHLQNDRRWYSHKPNYYFPKIEQYPDLKTATGIFIISTLGIFAVLTAWMVILYRMGVRARHQRELQNHLQTISELLDRQEEMTPDEPPSYEAPPDYEEVIKVGMEHEIRDARQRQRRRHHHHCGHATCVPHTHVCERPTTSAAAAALALGGTVDTDGTAIPDAEVCNDLANRVLMATAACGAAGASEPSSTTQGCCCCQSVGIPTCPASLPIGCELSPTIGEQPEATASSAGTPSQLEERSDEFRDDSLNISLTLGIPQTAMALSENNSAASSRPKSTTNYSEQTYLKRSWIVVNNGTHNYKVQRLRHTFSVPESFPFDAYCPDVLNYGTNLPHERHLFLSNASNFGSELSRDPSAHCINTRRHHQQPYQPQSAQQQRNAILQVCNDDLFNTTSTDVCIASTTQNQTHKNPSTDAGYIRDHLLRSETDSDCERNVSCFGAVSHRIHARRSHGRRHVRSKSFTNSTSSQQRHHQRVASCGGGVMRRSSSADLLLRLSPATSPKQECNSTSGNRQQHSKHEELIFLI from the exons ATGcaaaaaagcaaacatttatTAGCAAAATGTGTGACTTTTACATTTACCATATTGCTATTGGTGGGATATGTTTCGGTGCCGGTGAACGGGTATCCTTCGAACACGTTTCGCGATCTCGATATCTGTAATCATTGGAATGGACGTCGGCATTTTCTGGAATTGGGCGAACGTGGCGATTTGCATGCACGCAATGTGACCACATCGGCCTTCCGA AGCACGCTCTTCTCGCCCACAAATCCCAGCCAAATGAAGAATCGCAGTAGCACCGATATTTGGTATCAGTGTAATTTGGAGCTTGTAACCTGTGCGGAATGCGTCATCCGTATAACGTTCATTCACGTTAACTTCTCAAAAACATGCGAACGCATTGCTAATTCCGGTATTGGAAAATCCTCATTATGTCCTTGCGAACACATACAATTTTCAGAACCTCCATATGATACCACACTTTCGGGGCAGGAATTCTGCGGTGATGGCAAGGTCTTTCGCAGCAAAACGCGTACATTgttgctgaaatttttttatcgcGCCACCAACAGTCATGTATTTTCGCTACAATATTTCTCGGAAA GAAATGTTAAGATTGTCAGCGGCTCACCAAGACAGGCCATAATCAGCAACtactccaaaaatgagccgCATGTCATTTCAACACCTTATTTTCCAATGCCGTATCCGCGAGATTACGGCATCGAGCACATACTAACATGTGAATCGGAGAACTGTCAAGTTCGACTGGATTTTACCGACTTTCAATTAGGGCTTACTTCCACACTGGAAATATTCGATTCAAATGGCCAAATGTTGGACTCGTATACCGGTGAACATTTTCGCCCGCCCATCACTATTAGCAACGGCAAATCACTTTTACTTCAATTTCGTGGAAATGGCAATACCGGTGTTGGGTTTCGCGGTGAAATCACCTTTGTCTCATCCAAGCAATTGAAAGAAGACAGATTAGTTCCATATACAG ACTGCGGTGGCATGGTATCTGGACCAGGTGGTGCAATCACCATGATGAATATGATTGAAAATAGCACCGACGTGAGATTCTATGACTGTATATGGATAATTAAACCCGGCAACAATTACATGATGATGAAGACACACATATCGTTGCGAGTGGAGGAATTTCATGGAATGGCTTCACGCTCCGATCTCACCATTAGACAGGGAACCACATCAGATGCAGCTGAAATAGAGAGTGTCGTTTGGCCCAATAATGGTATGAGTAAGGAAAGTCATATTGTACCGGTATTAACGGGTTACTACATACGTTTACGTGGTGTCTTCGGCATGTCATCCAAATTGGCAATATCTTATAGTGTGTTCAACTACTTAA ATTGCTATATTGGATCTGAATTCCTGTGCGGCAACAACCATTGCATCTCCATTAGGTTACACTGTGATGGTTTCGATCACTGTGGCGACGGCTCAGACGAGCCAGAGTCATGTGAGGAGGATTGGGCTCATCTACAAAATGATCGCCGTTGGTATTCACATAAGCCGAACTACTATTTTCCCAAAATTGAGCAGTACCCTGACTTGAAAACAGCAACCGGAATTTTTATAATAAGCACCCTGGGCATATTTGCCGTTTTAACGGCTTGGATGGTCATATTGTATCGGATGGGAGTTAGAGCACGACATCAACGCGAGTTGCAAAACCATCTGCAAACCATCAGTGAACTTTTGG ATCGACAAGAGGAGATGACACCAGATGAACCACCAAGCTATGAAGCACCACCGGATTATGAGGAGGTTATTAAGGTGGGCATGGAGCATGAGATACGTGATGCTCGACAACGACAACGTCGTCGCCATCATCACCATTGTGGGCATGCGACATGTGTACCACATACTCATGTTTGTGAGCGTCCAACAACATCGGCAGCTGCCGCAGCTCTTGCTCTCGGCGGGACAGTCGACACGGATGGAACAGCAATACCCGATGCGGAAGTATGCAATGATTTGGCCAATCGTGTACTGATGGCCACTGCGGCATGCG GCGCTGCAGGCGCGTCAGAGCCGAGCTCAACTACACAGGGATGCTGTTGCTGTCAATCCGTGGGGATTCCAACGTGCCCGGCATCGCTACCCATTGGGTGTGAATTATCCCCTACCATTGGCGAGCAACCGGAGGCCACAGCCAGCTC TGCCGGAACGCCGAGTCAACTTGAGGAACGAAGTGACGAATTTCGAGATGACTCACTCAATATATCGCTCACTCTAGGCATACCACAAACAGCAATGGCTCTCAGCGAAAATA ATTCAGCTGCTTCATCTCGACCGAAGAGCACTACTAATTACAGCGAGCAAACTTATTTGAAACGTTCATGGATTGTCGTAAATAACGGTACACATAACTACAAGGTTCAACGTTTGCGTCACACTTTCTCGGTGCCCGAGTCATTCCCTTTTGATGCTTATTGCCCTGATGTACTAAACTACGGCACCAATCTGCCACATGAACG ACACCTTTTTCTCAGCAATGCCAGCAACTTTGGTTCGGAGTTATCGCGAGATCCTTCTGCACATTGCATCAACACACGGCGACACCATCAACAGCCATATCAACCGCAATCAGCTCAGCAACAGCGGAACGCAATTTTGCAAGTTTGCAATGACGATTTGTTTAACACCACTTCCACCGATGTTTGCATCGCATCTACAACTCAAAATCAAACTCACAAAAATCCCTCAACTGATGCAGGGTATATACGGGATCATTTGCTGCGTAGCGAAACGGATAGCGACTGTGAGCGTAATGTATCTTGTTTTGGCGCAGTAAGCCATCGTATACATGCTCGACGTTCTCACGGCAGACGTCACGTGCGCAGCAAATCATTCACGAACTCTACCAGCAGCCAACAACGTCATCATCAACGGGTCGCCAGTTGTGGTGGTGGTGTAATGAGAAGAAGCTCGTCGGCCGATTTACTATTGCGTTTAAGTCCAGCCACTTCACCTAAGCAGGAATGCAATAGTACAAGTGGAAATAGACAACAACACTCAAAACATGAAGAACTGATATTTTTGATTTGA
- the LOC126761339 gene encoding isocitrate dehydrogenase [NADP] cytoplasmic isoform X2, with protein sequence MANKIRAGPVVDILGDEMTRIIWSSIKDKLILPFLDIELHTYDLGMEYRDKTEDQVTIDCAEAIKKYNVGIKCATITPDEKRVEEFNLKKMWKSPNGTIRNILGGTVFREAIVCKNIPRLVSGWEKPIVIGRHAHGDQYKATDFVVPGAGTLTLTFKPSDGGETISHEVYQYKGSGVAMGMFNTDDSIVDFAHASMKYAISRKLPLYLSTKNTILKKYDGRFKDIFQDIYDKQYKKEFEAQGIWYEHRLIDDMVAYCMKSEGGFVWACKNYDGDVQSDSVAQGFGSLGLMTSVLICPDGKTVESEAAHGTVTRHYRMYQQGKETSTNPIASIFAWTRGLLHRAQLDNNESLKQFAETLEKVCVDTIESGSMTKDLAICIKGMNNVQRSDYLETFEFMDKLAENLQKALAK encoded by the coding sequence ATGGCCAACAAAATTCGCGCTGGTCCCGTTGTGGACATTCTCGGCGATGAAATGACCCGCATTATTTGGTCCTCGATTAAGGACAAATTAATTTTGCCTTTCCTCGACATCGAGTTGCATACCTACGATCTTGGCATGGAATATCGTGACAAAACTGAAGATCAGGTCACAATCGATTGCGCTGAAGCGATTAAGAAATACAACGTGGGTATTAAGTGTGCCACCATCACTCCCGATGAGAAACGTGTGGAGGAATTCAACCTGAAGAAAATGTGGAAATCACCCAATGGCACCATACGTAACATTCTTGGCGGCACTGTTTTCCGTGAAGCTATCGTCTGCAAGAATATTCCACGCTTGGTTTCTGGTTGGGAGAAGCCTATTGTTATTGGCCGTCACGCGCACGGTGATCAGTACAAAGCTACAGATTTTGTAGTACCTGGTGCTGGTACATTGACTCTCACTTTCAAGCCAAGCGATGGTGGTGAAACCATTTCACATGAAGTATACCAATATAAAGGCTCTGGCGTCGCCATGGGTATGTTCAATACAGACGATTCCATTGTTGATTTCGCGCACGCTTCTATGAAGTATGCGATATCACGAAAACTTCCTCTCTACTTGAGCACaaaaaataccattttgaagaagTATGATGGCCGTTTCAAGGATATATTCCAAGATATCTACGACAAGCAATACAAGAAGGAATTCGAGGCGCAAGGTATCTGGTATGAGCATCGTCTGATCGACGATATGGTTGCGTATTGCATGAAATCAGAGGGCGGTTTTGTTTGGGCCTGCAAGAACTACGACGGTGATGTACAATCCGACTCAGTTGCTCAAGGTTTCGGCTCACTCGGTTTAATGACATCCGTACTAATTTGCCCAGATGGTAAGACTGTCGAGTCGGAGGCGGCACATGGTACAGTGACACGTCACTATCGTATGTACCAACAAGGCAAAGAAACCTCAACCAACCCCATCGCATCGATCTTCGCTTGGACCAGAGGCTTGTTGCATCGTGCACAATTGGACAATAATGAAAGCCTGAAGCAGTTTGCCGAAACGCTTGAGAAGGTGTGCGTAGATACCATCGAATCGGGTAGCATGACCAAAGATTTGGCAATCTGCATCAAGGGCATGAATAATGTGCAGCGTAGCGATTACTTGGAAACATTCGAATTTATGGATAAGCTAGCAGAGAATCTGCAAAAAGCACTTGCGAAGTGA
- the LOC126761389 gene encoding uncharacterized protein LOC126761389 isoform X2 — protein MQKSKHLLAKCVTFTFTILLLVGYVSVPVNGYPSNTFRDLDICNHWNGRRHFLELGERGDLHARNVTTSAFRSTLFSPTNPSQMKNRSSTDIWYQCNLELVTCAECVIRITFIHVNFSKTCERIANSGIGKSSLCPCEHIQFSEPPYDTTLSGQEFCGDGKVFRSKTRTLLLKFFYRATNSHVFSLQYFSERNVKIVSGSPRQAIISNYSKNEPHVISTPYFPMPYPRDYGIEHILTCESENCQVRLDFTDFQLGLTSTLEIFDSNGQMLDSYTGEHFRPPITISNGKSLLLQFRGNGNTGVGFRGEITFVSSKQLKEDRLVPYTDCGGMVSGPGGAITMMNMIENSTDVRFYDCIWIIKPGNNYMMMKTHISLRVEEFHGMASRSDLTIRQGTTSDAAEIESVVWPNNGMSKESHIVPVLTGYYIRLRGVFGMSSKLAISYSVFNYLNCYIGSEFLCGNNHCISIRLHCDGFDHCGDGSDEPESCEEDWAHLQNDRRWYSHKPNYYFPKIEQYPDLKTATGIFIISTLGIFAVLTAWMVILYRMGVRARHQRELQNHLQTISELLDRQEEMTPDEPPSYEAPPDYEEVIKVGMEHEIRDARQRQRRRHHHHCGHATCVPHTHVCERPTTSAAAAALALGGTVDTDGTAIPDAEVCNDLANRVLMATAACESRLQALQARQSRAQLHRDAVAVNPWGFQRARHRYPLGVNYPLPLASNRRPQPALPERRVNLRNEVTNFEMTHSIYRSL, from the exons ATGcaaaaaagcaaacatttatTAGCAAAATGTGTGACTTTTACATTTACCATATTGCTATTGGTGGGATATGTTTCGGTGCCGGTGAACGGGTATCCTTCGAACACGTTTCGCGATCTCGATATCTGTAATCATTGGAATGGACGTCGGCATTTTCTGGAATTGGGCGAACGTGGCGATTTGCATGCACGCAATGTGACCACATCGGCCTTCCGA AGCACGCTCTTCTCGCCCACAAATCCCAGCCAAATGAAGAATCGCAGTAGCACCGATATTTGGTATCAGTGTAATTTGGAGCTTGTAACCTGTGCGGAATGCGTCATCCGTATAACGTTCATTCACGTTAACTTCTCAAAAACATGCGAACGCATTGCTAATTCCGGTATTGGAAAATCCTCATTATGTCCTTGCGAACACATACAATTTTCAGAACCTCCATATGATACCACACTTTCGGGGCAGGAATTCTGCGGTGATGGCAAGGTCTTTCGCAGCAAAACGCGTACATTgttgctgaaatttttttatcgcGCCACCAACAGTCATGTATTTTCGCTACAATATTTCTCGGAAA GAAATGTTAAGATTGTCAGCGGCTCACCAAGACAGGCCATAATCAGCAACtactccaaaaatgagccgCATGTCATTTCAACACCTTATTTTCCAATGCCGTATCCGCGAGATTACGGCATCGAGCACATACTAACATGTGAATCGGAGAACTGTCAAGTTCGACTGGATTTTACCGACTTTCAATTAGGGCTTACTTCCACACTGGAAATATTCGATTCAAATGGCCAAATGTTGGACTCGTATACCGGTGAACATTTTCGCCCGCCCATCACTATTAGCAACGGCAAATCACTTTTACTTCAATTTCGTGGAAATGGCAATACCGGTGTTGGGTTTCGCGGTGAAATCACCTTTGTCTCATCCAAGCAATTGAAAGAAGACAGATTAGTTCCATATACAG ACTGCGGTGGCATGGTATCTGGACCAGGTGGTGCAATCACCATGATGAATATGATTGAAAATAGCACCGACGTGAGATTCTATGACTGTATATGGATAATTAAACCCGGCAACAATTACATGATGATGAAGACACACATATCGTTGCGAGTGGAGGAATTTCATGGAATGGCTTCACGCTCCGATCTCACCATTAGACAGGGAACCACATCAGATGCAGCTGAAATAGAGAGTGTCGTTTGGCCCAATAATGGTATGAGTAAGGAAAGTCATATTGTACCGGTATTAACGGGTTACTACATACGTTTACGTGGTGTCTTCGGCATGTCATCCAAATTGGCAATATCTTATAGTGTGTTCAACTACTTAA ATTGCTATATTGGATCTGAATTCCTGTGCGGCAACAACCATTGCATCTCCATTAGGTTACACTGTGATGGTTTCGATCACTGTGGCGACGGCTCAGACGAGCCAGAGTCATGTGAGGAGGATTGGGCTCATCTACAAAATGATCGCCGTTGGTATTCACATAAGCCGAACTACTATTTTCCCAAAATTGAGCAGTACCCTGACTTGAAAACAGCAACCGGAATTTTTATAATAAGCACCCTGGGCATATTTGCCGTTTTAACGGCTTGGATGGTCATATTGTATCGGATGGGAGTTAGAGCACGACATCAACGCGAGTTGCAAAACCATCTGCAAACCATCAGTGAACTTTTGG ATCGACAAGAGGAGATGACACCAGATGAACCACCAAGCTATGAAGCACCACCGGATTATGAGGAGGTTATTAAGGTGGGCATGGAGCATGAGATACGTGATGCTCGACAACGACAACGTCGTCGCCATCATCACCATTGTGGGCATGCGACATGTGTACCACATACTCATGTTTGTGAGCGTCCAACAACATCGGCAGCTGCCGCAGCTCTTGCTCTCGGCGGGACAGTCGACACGGATGGAACAGCAATACCCGATGCGGAAGTATGCAATGATTTGGCCAATCGTGTACTGATGGCCACTGCGGCATGCG AATCACGTTTACAGGCGCTGCAGGCGCGTCAGAGCCGAGCTCAACTACACAGGGATGCTGTTGCTGTCAATCCGTGGGGATTCCAACGTGCCCGGCATCGCTACCCATTGGGTGTGAATTATCCCCTACCATTGGCGAGCAACCGGAGGCCACAGCCAGCTC TGCCGGAACGCCGAGTCAACTTGAGGAACGAAGTGACGAATTTCGAGATGACTCACTCAATATATCGCTCACTCTAG
- the LOC126761339 gene encoding isocitrate dehydrogenase [NADP] cytoplasmic isoform X1, with product MHSLRYARSYTPTFLRAFTAAISNNAGMANKIRAGPVVDILGDEMTRIIWSSIKDKLILPFLDIELHTYDLGMEYRDKTEDQVTIDCAEAIKKYNVGIKCATITPDEKRVEEFNLKKMWKSPNGTIRNILGGTVFREAIVCKNIPRLVSGWEKPIVIGRHAHGDQYKATDFVVPGAGTLTLTFKPSDGGETISHEVYQYKGSGVAMGMFNTDDSIVDFAHASMKYAISRKLPLYLSTKNTILKKYDGRFKDIFQDIYDKQYKKEFEAQGIWYEHRLIDDMVAYCMKSEGGFVWACKNYDGDVQSDSVAQGFGSLGLMTSVLICPDGKTVESEAAHGTVTRHYRMYQQGKETSTNPIASIFAWTRGLLHRAQLDNNESLKQFAETLEKVCVDTIESGSMTKDLAICIKGMNNVQRSDYLETFEFMDKLAENLQKALAK from the exons ATGCACTCTTTACGTTACGCTCGTTCATACACTCCAACATTTTTGCGAGCTTTTACCGCTGCCATCTCGAACAACGCTGGG ATGGCCAACAAAATTCGCGCTGGTCCCGTTGTGGACATTCTCGGCGATGAAATGACCCGCATTATTTGGTCCTCGATTAAGGACAAATTAATTTTGCCTTTCCTCGACATCGAGTTGCATACCTACGATCTTGGCATGGAATATCGTGACAAAACTGAAGATCAGGTCACAATCGATTGCGCTGAAGCGATTAAGAAATACAACGTGGGTATTAAGTGTGCCACCATCACTCCCGATGAGAAACGTGTGGAGGAATTCAACCTGAAGAAAATGTGGAAATCACCCAATGGCACCATACGTAACATTCTTGGCGGCACTGTTTTCCGTGAAGCTATCGTCTGCAAGAATATTCCACGCTTGGTTTCTGGTTGGGAGAAGCCTATTGTTATTGGCCGTCACGCGCACGGTGATCAGTACAAAGCTACAGATTTTGTAGTACCTGGTGCTGGTACATTGACTCTCACTTTCAAGCCAAGCGATGGTGGTGAAACCATTTCACATGAAGTATACCAATATAAAGGCTCTGGCGTCGCCATGGGTATGTTCAATACAGACGATTCCATTGTTGATTTCGCGCACGCTTCTATGAAGTATGCGATATCACGAAAACTTCCTCTCTACTTGAGCACaaaaaataccattttgaagaagTATGATGGCCGTTTCAAGGATATATTCCAAGATATCTACGACAAGCAATACAAGAAGGAATTCGAGGCGCAAGGTATCTGGTATGAGCATCGTCTGATCGACGATATGGTTGCGTATTGCATGAAATCAGAGGGCGGTTTTGTTTGGGCCTGCAAGAACTACGACGGTGATGTACAATCCGACTCAGTTGCTCAAGGTTTCGGCTCACTCGGTTTAATGACATCCGTACTAATTTGCCCAGATGGTAAGACTGTCGAGTCGGAGGCGGCACATGGTACAGTGACACGTCACTATCGTATGTACCAACAAGGCAAAGAAACCTCAACCAACCCCATCGCATCGATCTTCGCTTGGACCAGAGGCTTGTTGCATCGTGCACAATTGGACAATAATGAAAGCCTGAAGCAGTTTGCCGAAACGCTTGAGAAGGTGTGCGTAGATACCATCGAATCGGGTAGCATGACCAAAGATTTGGCAATCTGCATCAAGGGCATGAATAATGTGCAGCGTAGCGATTACTTGGAAACATTCGAATTTATGGATAAGCTAGCAGAGAATCTGCAAAAAGCACTTGCGAAGTGA